Proteins encoded in a region of the Scrofimicrobium sp. R131 genome:
- the purD gene encoding phosphoribosylamine--glycine ligase, translating into MDVMVVGGGGREHALVRALKNSPKVTKIYALPGNGGIASLAECVPIGATDLPAIVDFATSHQIDFAVVAPDDPLVLGAVDLLEAAGIPSFGPTAAAAQIEGSKTFAKELMRRHHIPTAAYQVFTDQDAAFSYLADVTYPIVVKADGLALGKGVIIAESESQAREAVHSMLSGEAFGDSGRQVVIEEFLTGPEVTVLAFTDGHTVKPMVASMDHKRIFDGDRGPNTGGMGVIAPNPFYTSEVAQYCAEHIFQPTVAALSAEGNPFRGCLYFGLMLTPDGPKVIEYNCRFGDPETQAILPLLRSDLLTIMQAVHDQRLDEVEVDFADQASCCVVLASEGYPGQAQVGRPITIDSVEDGYTHVYHAGTKLDEGQLVTSGGRVLAVTATADTLPQAVERAYQALDHISFEGAQFRRDIGAAALRKVDHP; encoded by the coding sequence ATGGATGTCATGGTAGTTGGCGGAGGCGGGCGCGAACACGCCCTGGTCCGCGCCCTCAAAAACAGTCCGAAAGTAACCAAGATCTACGCTTTGCCCGGCAACGGGGGGATCGCTTCCCTGGCCGAATGCGTGCCCATCGGCGCCACGGATCTGCCGGCAATTGTCGATTTTGCCACCTCTCACCAAATTGACTTCGCCGTGGTGGCGCCTGACGACCCCCTGGTGTTGGGCGCGGTGGACCTGCTGGAAGCAGCCGGGATCCCCTCGTTTGGCCCCACCGCCGCCGCCGCCCAGATCGAAGGCTCGAAGACCTTCGCCAAAGAGCTGATGCGACGACACCACATCCCCACCGCCGCGTACCAGGTTTTCACCGACCAGGACGCGGCATTTTCCTACCTGGCTGACGTCACCTACCCAATTGTGGTCAAGGCGGACGGCCTGGCTCTGGGCAAGGGCGTCATCATTGCCGAGTCGGAATCACAGGCTCGGGAGGCCGTGCACTCGATGCTCTCGGGCGAAGCCTTTGGCGACTCTGGCCGCCAGGTAGTGATCGAAGAGTTCCTCACCGGACCCGAAGTGACGGTACTGGCCTTCACCGACGGGCACACGGTCAAACCCATGGTTGCGTCGATGGACCACAAGCGGATCTTTGACGGTGACCGGGGGCCGAACACCGGAGGAATGGGCGTAATCGCGCCGAATCCTTTCTACACCTCGGAAGTGGCCCAGTACTGCGCCGAGCACATCTTCCAGCCGACGGTGGCGGCCCTGTCTGCCGAGGGAAACCCGTTCCGCGGGTGCCTCTACTTCGGCCTGATGCTGACCCCGGACGGCCCGAAAGTGATCGAGTACAACTGCCGGTTCGGTGACCCGGAGACGCAGGCTATCCTGCCGCTGCTCCGCTCCGACCTGCTGACAATCATGCAGGCGGTCCACGATCAGCGGCTGGACGAGGTGGAGGTCGACTTTGCCGACCAGGCCAGCTGCTGTGTGGTGCTGGCCAGCGAGGGCTACCCGGGCCAGGCCCAGGTGGGACGCCCGATCACGATCGACTCGGTGGAGGACGGCTACACCCACGTGTACCACGCCGGCACCAAGTTGGATGAGGGGCAGCTGGTCACCAGTGGCGGGCGCGTCCTGGCAGTCACCGCCACCGCGGACACCCTCCCCCAGGCAGTGGAGCGCGCCTACCAAGCGCTCGATCACATCTCATTTGAAGGCGCCCAGTTCCGCCGGGACATTGGCGCCGCCGCACTCAGGAAGGTCGATCACCCGTGA
- a CDS encoding phosphoribosylformylglycinamidine synthase translates to MISRLYVEKRAPFASEAARVLRDAKTLLGIEGLTEVRLLQRYDVQGLSEAEFATAVTTVFSEPPVDRVLTELPAADFAFGVQFLPGQFDQRADSAESCLQLQNQGERPRVHSAQIYLLTGQLSPAELTRLKDYLINPVDSQEIDPTLPPSFTQEAPNPNPTPEVPLDNLAQLHADLGLAMDLDDLELTRSYFESEGRAPTLAELRVIDTYWSDHCRHTTFLTELTELQFEDPRAQETFAEYQRLRAELGRTKPITLMDLGTIAARYLKPVNLDESEEINACTVRVTANVDGHEEPWLLLFKNETHNHPTEIEPFGGAATCIGGAIRDPLSGRAFVYQAMRVTGAGDPRLPLDQTLPGKLPQRQIVNEAADGYSSYGNQIGLATGQVTEVYHPGYVAKRMEVGAVVGAAPAANVVRERPAPGDLVVLLGGKTGRDGCGGATGSSKTHTTESITESGAEVQKGNAPEERKIQRLFRDPAATRLIKRCNDFGAGGVSVAIGELAPGLRIDLDRVPVKYQGLTGTELAISESQERMAVVLAPADVDRFLALAAGENLEATVVAEVTEEPRLVMVHRGQEIINLSRAFLDTNGAPKEADATVTAPDAYQFPFSNWDELARDLNIASQRGLVERFDATVGAASVLMPLGGRRQLTPTQAMAALLPTRTTTASVMSFGFNPAILAADPYAGAYLAVVESLAKLVATGAGLEQAYLTFQEYFPRLFDVPARWGLPVSALLGALRAQVELGVAAVGGKDSMSGTFENLDVPPTLVSFAVTVAEAAELISPEFKQAGSTVVLLSPELGPDGLPQADSLRQIWDQALTAIRSGQVLSAWTPGQGGVAEGLLKMAVGNRIGVTLEADAPVFSYRYGALVLELAPGAELAGAQVLGQTTSDYLLHKGSTRYDLAELEAAWTETLAEVFPISAPVATDQPCPVVTSSTPTTKPASNRTAKPKFLIPVFPGTNSEYDTARAVEEAGGEAELFVVQNLTAADIARSSSEFARSLSTSQVLLIPGGFSGGDEPDGSAKFITSFLRNPEISAELTALLDRREGLVGGICNGFQALIKLGLVPYGKIVEPTADSPTLTHNLIGRHQSRLVRTRIASTLSPWLSEVAVGDVVSVAISHGEGRLVASEEELARLGELGQIATQYVDQAGQPTMDVDFNPAGSMWAIEALTSPDGRVIGKMGHAERIGPHLYRNVPGQFELGMFRSAVKYFAD, encoded by the coding sequence GTGATTTCTCGCCTCTATGTGGAAAAACGAGCGCCGTTTGCGTCCGAAGCCGCGCGGGTCCTGCGTGACGCGAAGACGCTCCTCGGCATTGAGGGGCTGACCGAGGTTCGGCTGCTGCAGCGCTACGACGTGCAGGGGCTCTCAGAGGCAGAGTTTGCCACCGCCGTCACCACGGTGTTTTCCGAGCCGCCGGTGGACCGGGTCCTGACCGAACTGCCCGCGGCCGACTTCGCCTTCGGCGTTCAGTTCCTGCCCGGCCAGTTTGACCAGCGGGCCGACTCGGCCGAAAGCTGCCTGCAACTGCAGAACCAGGGTGAACGGCCCCGGGTTCACAGCGCCCAGATCTACCTGCTGACCGGGCAGCTGAGCCCGGCGGAGCTGACCCGGCTGAAGGACTACCTGATCAACCCGGTCGACTCCCAGGAAATCGACCCGACCCTTCCTCCCAGCTTCACCCAGGAGGCCCCGAATCCGAACCCGACCCCGGAAGTCCCGCTGGACAACCTGGCCCAGCTCCACGCTGACCTCGGGTTGGCGATGGACCTTGACGACCTGGAGCTGACCCGCTCCTACTTCGAGTCCGAAGGGCGCGCCCCCACCCTGGCCGAGCTCCGGGTGATCGACACCTACTGGTCGGATCACTGCCGCCACACCACCTTCCTCACCGAGCTGACCGAGTTGCAGTTCGAGGATCCCCGCGCCCAGGAGACCTTCGCCGAATACCAGCGCCTGCGCGCAGAACTGGGTCGAACCAAGCCAATTACCCTGATGGACCTCGGCACGATTGCCGCTCGGTACCTCAAGCCCGTAAACCTTGACGAGTCCGAGGAAATCAACGCCTGCACCGTGCGGGTCACCGCCAACGTTGACGGCCATGAAGAACCGTGGCTGCTCCTGTTTAAAAACGAGACCCACAACCACCCCACCGAGATTGAGCCCTTCGGCGGTGCGGCCACCTGCATTGGCGGCGCCATTCGCGACCCGCTTTCCGGGCGCGCCTTCGTCTACCAGGCGATGCGGGTGACCGGGGCCGGCGACCCGCGCCTCCCCCTCGACCAGACTCTGCCCGGCAAGTTGCCCCAGCGCCAAATTGTGAACGAGGCGGCCGACGGCTACTCCTCATACGGCAACCAGATTGGGTTGGCCACCGGCCAGGTGACCGAGGTGTACCACCCCGGTTACGTCGCCAAACGGATGGAGGTGGGCGCGGTAGTGGGGGCAGCTCCGGCAGCGAACGTGGTTCGCGAGCGACCCGCCCCCGGCGACCTGGTCGTGCTGCTGGGCGGCAAAACCGGGCGGGACGGCTGCGGCGGGGCCACCGGCTCCTCCAAAACCCACACCACCGAGTCCATCACCGAGTCCGGCGCGGAAGTCCAAAAGGGCAACGCCCCGGAAGAGCGGAAAATTCAGCGACTCTTCCGCGACCCGGCGGCCACCCGCCTGATCAAACGGTGCAACGACTTTGGCGCCGGCGGCGTCTCGGTCGCCATTGGCGAACTGGCCCCCGGCCTCCGAATCGACCTGGATCGAGTCCCGGTGAAATACCAGGGACTGACCGGCACCGAACTGGCGATCTCCGAATCGCAAGAGCGGATGGCCGTCGTCCTGGCGCCCGCGGACGTCGACCGGTTCCTGGCCCTGGCGGCCGGGGAAAACCTGGAGGCCACCGTCGTGGCCGAGGTGACCGAGGAGCCGCGCCTGGTGATGGTGCACCGCGGACAGGAAATCATCAACTTGTCCCGGGCCTTCCTCGACACCAACGGCGCCCCGAAGGAAGCGGATGCCACCGTGACCGCGCCGGACGCCTACCAGTTCCCGTTCTCGAACTGGGATGAGCTGGCTCGCGACCTGAACATCGCCTCCCAACGGGGCCTGGTGGAACGGTTTGACGCCACCGTTGGGGCCGCCAGCGTGCTGATGCCCCTGGGGGGTCGGCGCCAGCTCACCCCCACCCAGGCGATGGCCGCCCTGCTCCCAACTCGCACCACCACCGCCTCGGTGATGTCGTTCGGCTTCAACCCGGCCATTCTGGCTGCCGACCCCTACGCGGGCGCCTACCTGGCCGTGGTGGAGTCCCTGGCCAAACTGGTGGCAACGGGAGCCGGGCTGGAGCAGGCCTACCTGACTTTCCAGGAGTACTTCCCCCGCCTCTTTGACGTCCCAGCCCGCTGGGGTCTTCCGGTGTCCGCCCTGCTCGGGGCCCTGCGCGCCCAGGTTGAGCTCGGGGTGGCGGCCGTGGGTGGGAAGGACTCCATGAGCGGCACCTTTGAGAACCTGGACGTGCCCCCCACCCTTGTCTCGTTCGCGGTCACCGTGGCTGAAGCCGCGGAGCTGATCTCGCCCGAGTTCAAGCAGGCCGGCTCGACCGTGGTCCTGCTGAGCCCGGAATTGGGTCCCGATGGGCTGCCCCAGGCCGACTCGCTGCGCCAAATCTGGGATCAGGCTCTGACGGCCATCCGGTCCGGTCAGGTCCTGTCCGCCTGGACTCCGGGTCAGGGCGGCGTCGCTGAGGGCCTGCTGAAGATGGCGGTCGGCAACCGGATCGGCGTCACGCTCGAGGCGGACGCCCCGGTGTTTTCCTACCGCTACGGCGCGCTGGTGCTGGAGCTGGCCCCGGGAGCCGAGTTGGCGGGGGCCCAGGTGCTGGGCCAGACCACCTCGGACTACCTGCTGCACAAGGGGTCCACCCGGTACGACCTGGCCGAGCTGGAGGCGGCCTGGACGGAGACGTTGGCGGAGGTGTTCCCAATCTCGGCTCCGGTCGCCACCGACCAGCCCTGCCCGGTTGTGACCTCTTCGACGCCCACGACCAAACCCGCCAGCAACAGGACGGCGAAGCCGAAGTTCCTGATCCCGGTTTTTCCGGGCACGAACTCCGAATATGACACCGCACGGGCTGTGGAAGAAGCCGGCGGCGAGGCCGAACTGTTCGTGGTCCAGAACCTGACAGCCGCGGACATCGCCCGATCTTCCAGCGAGTTTGCCCGGAGCCTGTCCACCTCCCAGGTGCTGCTGATCCCGGGTGGATTCTCCGGGGGCGACGAGCCGGATGGCTCCGCCAAGTTCATCACGTCGTTCCTGCGTAACCCGGAGATTTCCGCCGAGTTGACCGCACTGCTGGACCGGCGTGAGGGGCTGGTGGGCGGCATCTGCAACGGGTTCCAAGCCCTGATCAAACTGGGCTTGGTCCCCTACGGGAAGATTGTCGAACCGACCGCGGACTCCCCCACCCTGACCCACAACCTGATTGGGCGCCACCAGTCCCGACTGGTTCGCACTCGGATCGCTTCCACGCTCAGCCCCTGGCTGTCCGAGGTGGCCGTCGGCGACGTGGTTTCGGTTGCCATTTCCCACGGGGAGGGTCGCCTGGTGGCATCCGAGGAGGAGTTGGCTCGGCTGGGCGAGCTCGGCCAGATTGCCACTCAGTATGTGGATCAGGCGGGCCAGCCAACCATGGACGTGGACTTCAACCCGGCCGGATCAATGTGGGCCATCGAAGCGTTGACCAGCCCCGACGGACGGGTGATCGGCAAGATGGGTCACGCTGAGCGGATCGGGCCACACCTGTACCGGAACGTTCCCGGCCAGTTCGAACTGGGAATGTTCCGCTCCGCGGTGAAGTACTTCGCCGACTAG
- a CDS encoding UPF0182 family protein, with protein sequence MTSFFAGGFPPNNDRPAGSQRNPQGGDGEGGGIPKSNPLKNPLVITLLILALIGLVIYAMAHTWTEVLWFQQVGADRVIWTRWVAIAVIALVSFLVLFASVALTVQWAYRKRPLMGARSTMRVYQQALEPMRNLVFWGVPALIALTMAGTYASSWQQILMWLHRQPFGEVDPQFGIDISFYVFTVPVLQLLLSLLMNAAVLSLVGVLIVNYVYGGLTFSPKLRATRPARKQIGLIAAVISLLFGLRYWLGIYSMLYQNGGPNAIVDGALYTDISATLPAHLILAVVSVLVAVMFIVAAFRGTWRLPVTGVAVTIVSALVIGMAYPALIQQFRVTPNARQMEQPYIQRNIDATLKAYGLDEVEYQTYAAKTDASPGQLREDSESTSQIRLLDPAVVSPTFRQLQQSRPYYTFDEQLSVDRYTIDGERRDTVIAVRDLNLNGLQEEQQTWVNLHTVYTHGYGVAAAYGNAVRPDGTPSFWEQSIPSVGEIGDYEERVYFSPKAPVYSIVGAPEGTPPQELDYPDDNAPSGQVQTTFTGDGGPSVGNFFNKLLFAVKFGSTDIFFSSQTNSESQILFDRDPIQRVKKVAPFLTLEQKAYPAVVDMDDDPSTTQRLVWIIDGYTTANSYPYAEHQSLTEATTDSRTLAGPAAAQFETINYMRNSVKAVVDAYDGSVKLFSWDDQDPLLGAWQGVYPGLIQDKSEISGDLMSHLRYPEDLFKVQRSLLATYHVTEAAEFYTGGDRWRLSEDPTSASTDAAGQTQQKLQAPYYLTMQMPTQESAEFSLTSVYVPAGGGEARRAAMAGFLAVDSETGNEPGKVRDGYGKLRLIALPSSTTVPGPGQVQNAFNSDQTIASELNLLNQQGSKVISGNLLTLPVGGGLLYVQPVYVQSTGSTSYPVLRYVLTAFGDQIGFARTLQESLDQTFGGDSEATVAGSEGEPEAPDESTDQTLQQQLSKALASARDALKAGQDAMSNNDWTAYGKAQNDLQKALEKAVQIQSQLDAEAAALLGEPADPADGGAPPGDVGPETELGSDAEQG encoded by the coding sequence GTGACCTCCTTCTTTGCGGGTGGATTCCCACCCAACAACGACCGACCCGCTGGCTCCCAGCGCAACCCGCAGGGTGGGGACGGGGAGGGCGGGGGAATCCCCAAGTCCAACCCCCTGAAGAACCCGCTGGTCATTACCCTGCTGATTCTGGCCCTGATCGGGCTGGTCATTTACGCCATGGCCCACACCTGGACCGAAGTGCTCTGGTTCCAGCAGGTGGGGGCAGACCGGGTCATCTGGACCCGCTGGGTGGCGATTGCGGTAATTGCCCTGGTGTCCTTCCTGGTGCTGTTCGCCTCGGTGGCGCTGACGGTGCAGTGGGCTTATCGCAAGCGCCCGCTGATGGGTGCTCGCTCGACTATGCGCGTCTACCAGCAGGCACTTGAACCGATGCGGAACCTGGTGTTCTGGGGCGTGCCCGCGCTGATCGCGCTGACCATGGCCGGGACGTACGCTTCCAGCTGGCAGCAGATCCTGATGTGGCTGCACCGCCAACCGTTTGGTGAGGTGGACCCCCAGTTCGGCATCGACATTTCCTTCTACGTCTTCACCGTTCCGGTGCTGCAGCTGCTGCTGAGCCTGCTGATGAACGCAGCGGTCCTGTCCCTGGTGGGCGTGCTGATCGTCAACTACGTTTACGGCGGCCTCACGTTCTCTCCAAAGCTGCGCGCCACCCGGCCGGCCCGGAAGCAGATCGGCCTGATTGCCGCGGTCATCTCCCTGCTGTTCGGCCTGCGCTACTGGCTGGGGATCTACTCGATGCTCTACCAGAACGGCGGTCCGAACGCGATCGTCGACGGCGCGCTGTACACCGATATTTCCGCCACCCTGCCGGCCCACCTGATTTTGGCGGTGGTCTCGGTCCTGGTGGCAGTCATGTTCATCGTGGCCGCCTTCCGCGGCACCTGGCGGCTGCCGGTCACCGGCGTGGCCGTCACCATCGTGTCCGCCCTGGTGATCGGGATGGCGTACCCCGCGTTGATCCAGCAGTTCCGGGTGACGCCGAATGCGCGCCAGATGGAGCAGCCCTACATTCAGCGCAACATTGACGCCACCTTGAAGGCCTACGGGTTGGACGAGGTGGAATACCAGACCTATGCGGCAAAAACTGACGCCTCCCCCGGGCAGCTGCGGGAGGACTCAGAGTCCACTTCGCAGATCCGCCTGTTGGATCCGGCCGTGGTTTCCCCCACTTTCCGCCAGTTGCAGCAGTCGCGTCCCTACTACACCTTTGATGAGCAGCTATCGGTCGATCGCTACACCATCGATGGTGAGCGTCGGGACACGGTGATCGCGGTTCGGGATCTGAACCTGAACGGCCTGCAGGAAGAACAGCAAACCTGGGTGAACCTGCATACCGTTTACACCCACGGCTACGGCGTGGCAGCCGCCTACGGCAACGCCGTTCGGCCCGATGGGACGCCGTCCTTCTGGGAACAGTCCATTCCTTCCGTCGGCGAAATTGGCGACTATGAGGAGCGGGTGTACTTCTCGCCGAAGGCCCCGGTCTACTCGATCGTGGGAGCCCCGGAGGGGACCCCGCCCCAGGAACTGGACTACCCGGACGACAACGCTCCCTCGGGTCAGGTGCAGACCACCTTCACCGGTGACGGCGGACCCTCGGTCGGAAACTTCTTCAACAAGCTGCTGTTCGCGGTCAAGTTCGGCTCGACCGACATTTTCTTCTCCTCGCAGACCAACTCAGAGTCTCAGATCCTGTTCGATCGGGATCCGATTCAACGGGTGAAGAAGGTGGCTCCGTTCCTGACGCTGGAGCAGAAAGCCTACCCGGCCGTGGTCGACATGGACGATGATCCTTCCACCACGCAGCGCCTCGTGTGGATCATTGACGGCTACACGACCGCCAACTCGTACCCGTACGCGGAGCACCAGTCGCTGACCGAGGCGACCACCGACTCGCGCACCCTGGCCGGCCCCGCCGCCGCCCAGTTCGAGACGATCAACTACATGCGGAACTCGGTCAAGGCCGTGGTGGATGCCTACGACGGTTCGGTGAAGCTGTTCAGCTGGGATGACCAGGATCCGCTGCTGGGAGCCTGGCAGGGGGTCTACCCGGGTCTGATTCAGGACAAGAGCGAAATCTCCGGGGACCTGATGAGCCACCTGCGCTACCCCGAGGATCTGTTCAAGGTGCAGCGTTCGCTGCTGGCCACGTACCACGTGACCGAGGCGGCCGAGTTCTACACCGGTGGTGACCGCTGGCGCCTGTCGGAGGATCCAACTTCGGCTTCGACCGACGCCGCGGGCCAGACGCAGCAGAAGCTGCAGGCACCCTACTACCTGACCATGCAGATGCCGACTCAGGAGAGTGCAGAGTTCTCCCTCACCTCCGTGTACGTTCCCGCCGGTGGGGGTGAGGCGCGCCGCGCGGCGATGGCCGGCTTCCTGGCGGTGGATTCAGAAACAGGCAACGAACCGGGGAAGGTCAGGGACGGCTACGGCAAACTCAGGTTGATTGCGCTGCCGTCTTCCACCACGGTTCCCGGCCCCGGCCAGGTGCAAAACGCGTTCAACTCCGATCAGACGATTGCGTCCGAGCTGAACCTGCTAAACCAGCAGGGGTCCAAGGTGATCAGCGGGAACCTGCTGACGCTGCCGGTTGGGGGCGGGCTGCTCTACGTCCAGCCGGTCTACGTGCAGTCCACCGGTAGTACCTCCTACCCGGTCCTGCGCTACGTGCTGACGGCGTTCGGCGACCAGATTGGGTTCGCCCGTACCCTGCAGGAGTCCCTGGACCAGACCTTCGGGGGCGACTCCGAGGCGACGGTGGCGGGCTCGGAAGGGGAGCCGGAAGCGCCGGACGAGAGTACGGACCAGACCTTGCAGCAGCAGCTGTCCAAGGCGTTGGCTTCGGCTCGCGACGCGCTGAAGGCCGGCCAGGATGCCATGTCGAACAACGACTGGACGGCCTACGGCAAGGCTCAAAACGACCTGCAGAAGGCGCTGGAAAAGGCCGTGCAGATTCAGAGCCAGCTGGATGCCGAGGCGGCCGCCCTCCTGGGTGAGCCGGCCGACCCCGCTGATGGTGGGGCGCCCCCCGGGGACGTCGGACCGGAAACCGAGCTCGGCTCAGACGCGGAGCAGGGTTAA
- a CDS encoding PPA1309 family protein: MSENQLALKTVIHEIERGAARLGWDRPPAIYALVPTQELLAAPDLPADIAEQLRESWTGEAEHLSAILQDPLAEDNLEEILPELAWPDQVAGAAVAVERAIIPPEVEDQVPEDPHEAAHFVASHPDHTDVRLTVGVLRSGESWCAIRTRPFDSDDQVGSGENLIPGLVELLRLGFVEAEPTAD, from the coding sequence ATGAGTGAAAATCAGCTGGCCTTGAAGACGGTAATCCACGAGATTGAGCGAGGCGCAGCTCGCCTCGGTTGGGATCGTCCCCCGGCTATTTACGCCCTGGTGCCAACCCAAGAACTGCTGGCTGCTCCCGACCTTCCTGCGGACATTGCGGAACAGCTGCGTGAGAGTTGGACCGGAGAGGCGGAACACCTGTCGGCCATCTTGCAGGACCCCTTGGCTGAGGACAACTTGGAGGAGATCCTGCCCGAGCTGGCCTGGCCGGACCAGGTCGCCGGAGCCGCCGTGGCGGTCGAACGGGCCATTATCCCGCCCGAGGTCGAGGACCAGGTTCCCGAGGATCCGCACGAGGCAGCCCACTTTGTCGCCTCGCACCCCGATCACACCGACGTCCGCCTGACCGTGGGGGTGCTGCGCTCCGGGGAGTCCTGGTGCGCCATCCGCACCCGGCCGTTCGACTCGGACGACCAGGTGGGTTCGGGTGAGAACCTAATCCCCGGCCTGGTGGAGCTGCTCCGGCTGGGCTTTGTCGAGGCCGAGCCGACCGCCGACTAG
- a CDS encoding PDZ domain-containing protein has protein sequence MEKTSQPNRLKRALQWLVLIVVAVGLGLAVSLTPLPFVIYSPGPTFDVLGDQDGQPLIEIRGSDEPAEGELRMVTVSEEGGPGTTVTAPMLLRAWRTPGYSISRYSDVYPDDVTSEDMEAVSSAQMESSHSTAAVAALEYLGYRLPTVITVVGIAEDSGAAGKIEVGDQLVSIETPDGTVYPMKSPSAPFRLLRDVPAGTELQVTVERGGRDRTESVITTEDPADPEQGSKLGVVLSFDIDMPVEINFHLENVGGPSAGMMFALGIIDKINGGTLVGDNVIAGTGAMHYDGTVEPIGGIEQKMYGAFRDGAEWFLAPTSNCDEVPGNYPDGLEVRAVGTLSEAVDAVQKIAAGRGDEVPTCESVVG, from the coding sequence ATGGAAAAGACATCGCAGCCAAACCGGCTCAAGCGTGCGCTTCAGTGGCTAGTTCTCATTGTGGTGGCAGTGGGTTTGGGCCTGGCCGTCTCGCTGACGCCGCTCCCGTTCGTGATCTACTCTCCCGGCCCGACTTTTGACGTCCTGGGGGATCAGGACGGGCAGCCGCTGATTGAGATTCGCGGCTCGGACGAGCCGGCAGAGGGCGAACTGCGAATGGTCACCGTCAGCGAGGAGGGCGGGCCCGGAACCACGGTGACCGCCCCGATGCTGCTGCGGGCTTGGCGCACCCCCGGGTACTCGATTTCGCGCTACTCCGACGTGTATCCCGACGACGTCACCTCCGAGGACATGGAGGCGGTCTCCTCGGCCCAGATGGAGTCCTCCCACTCGACGGCGGCCGTGGCGGCTCTGGAATACCTGGGCTATCGCCTGCCCACCGTCATCACCGTGGTGGGGATCGCCGAAGACTCGGGTGCGGCCGGCAAAATCGAGGTGGGGGACCAGCTCGTGTCCATCGAGACCCCGGACGGGACCGTCTACCCGATGAAGTCCCCAAGTGCTCCCTTCCGGCTGCTGCGGGACGTGCCGGCCGGCACCGAACTGCAGGTGACAGTCGAGCGCGGTGGGCGCGATCGGACCGAGTCGGTCATCACCACTGAGGATCCGGCAGATCCCGAGCAGGGCTCGAAACTGGGGGTGGTCCTCAGCTTCGACATTGACATGCCGGTGGAAATCAACTTCCACCTGGAAAACGTCGGCGGTCCCTCGGCCGGAATGATGTTTGCTCTGGGCATCATCGACAAGATCAACGGCGGCACGCTGGTGGGCGACAACGTCATCGCCGGAACCGGCGCCATGCACTACGACGGCACGGTGGAACCAATCGGCGGGATCGAACAGAAAATGTACGGCGCCTTCCGGGACGGAGCCGAGTGGTTCCTGGCCCCCACCTCCAACTGCGACGAAGTGCCGGGGAACTACCCGGACGGACTTGAGGTGCGGGCGGTTGGCACCTTGTCCGAAGCCGTCGACGCGGTGCAAAAGATTGCGGCCGGGCGGGGCGACGAAGTCCCCACCTGCGAGTCGGTAGTCGGCTAG